The proteins below come from a single Aegilops tauschii subsp. strangulata cultivar AL8/78 chromosome 6, Aet v6.0, whole genome shotgun sequence genomic window:
- the LOC109766103 gene encoding separase isoform X1 produces the protein MEAAAADLLAALSSPSSRAGLHSRFAAYLQPFSPHLPAANPNPKPPPKRATKQAKQPPLPPDAAAVRPLAKRFLPFLCRALQLLPPLLLPNPSAGGDAAGLDELLEIYGLTLDCLAAISTCLAGKPYSVLLQRGRFVCCLESRGHYARAEAEAAATLDALRCALSPPTAAKPSRGAASVAPLLPEPGIAGEAGADPEVTTLAVELTVCLANCASKGKVKEDACYERVRNLVEQLRPWLRIPTEEASKKYVTLLVNALSRCAISLAAESSFFDADLVREFCVATLGECEKAQLIERLPIVARKICSSVDLSWGESTSLLLAVLESVLRVKAYLPKALNEFLEFIDYFSRSFLSNRDVNAGASKLFYGQGGFSSEISPPIASVLHLYATGLHFSRQQMGSEDQPSMSVDFLKNEKNLQTLNNALGTLERIFCVTDGKSSKHDNLGKYSSTLTDARHPNKKDSYSCSQSREHINFLAYLDSLEFVCKILLQPANAVWESFFKEKTVPTSGKMTCVLMALNQFIDSSLFAYSSCTKMSDEEKERLNKTLLRALVSAIKISFVTKEAIQKSLYSINCAISSTWIKLEDFKYLIPSIGNIGVTLYNIGHFEEAPKALELCCQATWAQIRLSYCRLSTRTEGHIIIEDLPKDTLKDIITDAFARIDKMVNTLHRCGSKVIRDIVVKSLSELLAHGDTSDYHKSYSVLIESWVKITLKDFANDQNMDSAPLLYHSLMGYPSPLPKKLIGSILEQELLKYGEMESRATMLCGNMQIRIIDILLNELYCSKEYYLDRSKVLVRKAHALRSSGVQNISRCLESLSEAISLLRSILLDSSRGNAIVMHELAIAYCLHAHCAQEANRGGKVIFDDARSAVGLWSKMGTSHHSSPGVIFQQPSETLVPLLCSLVDLLAMKGHFELQFELCKLIITMWKQENLPIEKLLSMLFINRRLNHACCHLPVDQIFFSYVAEHLGVDCRNTLFWRNCFKGDYPSLSMFLQQLWPVEFFSQPCEYSLGNQFGFNANVDGIVKVASSLVSEVPSNNQSTYLAGWLYYDLSERLLSRGQLLQAISYGREALQLRKKLLKKKFKFYLGKFVSKESECSGGQGFVSLEAWGPTMAEIWPDCTRPSSMRDSFLTPWNVLKCYLESILQVALMHELIGDGAEAEVLLRTGKEISCFQGLPIFAVVFTSALGQLYCKRQLWDAAEGELKHARDLLKENGEFISCETCRLTLEISVDVQAGDLFWNQFDKDLQKHSTCNLSRALGMYRSAMEKLNDTSLEFSAGSCCKLNTSCILGNKDCIAETKRGACNRGKKPLAAKDGVLPPCTPCFLFSQEPIDQYNELVGLKSERENLKNAESAPPLDVNVKKTSRTSSRLAKEQNAAAHSKTRTTRSSKRTAHVKSEKDLAELNSENDISGSDKLSTDALVCGKLSCSLDGVYCSRDDICNMFGCWNCLFVNSLNSESIENILQFRKDCIRRRHLVSLLLKTARALGAQGGKHGAHEVHSIYWQCISLLYFRSLPQGCYRTYEPHLIGLIMNENTGDFLSLERAEILCSMSFFLLKGFLSEQSRHSCCSFSSVQTADIVSWLLKAFVLSGESPSLLQEVCRLLTCIFLLSTIDSTVQLPLYSKGSLSLNHWAAYFHQASVGTHLNCHYLASLQALPRKTDSKGLVGDFANKIDEVPKFLRFSSADMEHLEKHVSEFFNQLPDVPIVCISMLGGDFVNVLGEALLLPSLFPAWMLLSRFDSTNKPTTMLLPVDSISKEAHNEDSSIKELDNPTRASDKNWKCPWSCTIIDYVAPTFRKLLKDNFRSLSGAIDIPKDGQANTVRWWSDRMKLNNDLNEILENMEKLWLGPWKYLLLGHQSADQHSEAVLENLITGLESEFKLEANPALIKVILGGVASVDELKECVSQLVSYKAYFGRGGCCGRDRLRAFSCQIDAEALVPLEHLCNGVVNELSELVERTPVILVLDTDVQMLPWENLPVLRNQEMYRMPSVRSIFLALTRSTNHQKDASVIDPPFPVIDPFNAFYLLNPGGDLISTQEEFDQLFRNYEWKGNAGDAPTAEELVLALRNHDLFLYFGHGSGSQYVSGKEIEKLDNCAAALLMGCSSGTLHCKGAYAPQGAPLSYLFAGSPSVIANLWDVSDKDIDRFSKALLNSWLQENVTAAKNCSKCCPLTQEFESMTIAAKDNGWSRRKGSRARKQQQTVEMGGSSSCCNCGHRRIASHISEARRACRLPLMIGASPVCYGVPTIIRKK, from the exons atggaggccgccgccgccgacctcctcGCGGCCCTCTCCTCCCCGAGCTCCCGCGCCGGCCTCCACTCCCGCTTCGCCGCCTACCTCCAGCCCTTCTCCCCCCACCTGCCCGCCGCCAACCCTAACCCCAAGCCGCCGCCGAAGAGGGCGACGAAGCAGGCCAAGCAGCCGCCGCTGCCCCCCGACGCGGCCGCCGTCCGCCCCCTCGCGAAGCGGTTCCTCCCGTTCCTCTGCCGCGCGCTCCAGCTCCTCCCGCCGCTCCTCCTCCCGAACCCTAGCGCGGGCGGCGACGCGGCGGGCCTCGACGAGCTGCTCGAGATCTACGGCCTCACCCTCGACTGCCTGGCGGCCATCTCGACCTGCCTCGCCGGGAAGCCCTACTCCGTGCTGCTCCAGCGCGGCCGCTTCGTGTGCTGCCTCGAGTCGCGCGGCCACTACGCCCGCGCCGAGGCGGAGGCGGCCGCCACTCTCGACGCCCTCCGCTGCGCGCTCTCGCCACCGACGGCCGCAAAGCCTTCTCGTGGCGCTGCAAGTGTTGCTCCCCTCCTCCCCGAGCCTGGCATTGCAGGAGAGGCTGGCGCGGACCCTGAGGTCACCACCCTTGCGGTTGAGCTCACCGTATGCCTTGCTAATTGTGCCAGCAAGGGCAAGGTGAAGGAAGATGCCTGCTACGAACGTGTTCGTAACCTTGTTGAGCAGCTCCGGCCATGGCTCCG GATTCCAACTGAGGAGGCGAGCAAGAAGTATGTGACTCTGCTTGTGAATGCACTGAGCCGCTGTGCCATTTCCCTGGCTGCCGAGTCTTCATTTTTCGACGCTGATCTTGTCCGTGAATTCTGTGTTGCAACCTTAGGGGAGTGTGAGAAGGCACAGCTGATTGAACGCTTGCCCATC GTTGCACGCAAGATCTGTTCTTCTGTAGATTTGAGTTGGGGTGAGAGCACATCGCTTTTGCTTGCCGTGCTTGAGTCTGTTTTACGTGTCAAG GCCTACTTACCTAAAGCTTTGAACGAGTTCCTGGAGTTTATAGATTATTTTTCTCGGAGTTTTCTTTCAAATAGGGATGTAAATGCTGGTGCTTCAAAACTATTTTATGGACAAGGTGGTTTTTCTTCTGAG ATTTCCCCGCCCATCGCCTCAGTTCTTCATCTTTATGCTACTGGATTACACTTCAGTAGACAGCAAATGGGAAGCGAAGATCAGCCCTCTATGTCAGTGGATTTTCTCAAGAATGAAAAGAACCTACAAACTTTGAACAATGCACTGGGCACACTAGAACGGATTTTCTGTGTCACTGATGGCAAATCCAGTAAACATGATAATTTGGGTAAATATTCAAGTACACTAACTGATGCCAGGCATCCCAATAAGAAAGACAGTTATAGTTGTTCTCAGTCACGTGAGCATATTAATTTTTTGGCATATTTGGATTCTTTGGAGTTTGTTTGCAAGATACTATTGCAGCCTGCAAATGCAGTTTGGGAGAGCTTCTTCAAAGAAAAAACAGTCCCCACTTCGGGGAAAATGACATGTGTCTTAATGGCACTGAATCAGTTTATTGATTCCAGCCTTTTTGCTTATAG CAGTTGTACCAAAATGTCTGACGAAGAGAAGGAGAGATTAAATAAAACCTTACTGAGGGCCCTAGTGTCAGCAATCAAAATTTCCTTTGTGACCAAAGAGGCTATCCAG AAGAGCTTGTATTCTATCAATTGTGCCATTTCAAGTACATGGATAAAGCTTGAGGATTTCAAATATTTGATCCCTTCAATTGGTAACATCGGCGTGACACTTTATAATATTGGACATTTTGAAGAG GCACCAAAGGCATTAGAACTATGCTGCCAAGCAACATGGGCACAGATCAGACTTTCTTACTGTAGACTATCAACAAGAACGGAAGGTCACATCATAATTGAGGATCTACCGAAGGATACACTGAAGGATATCATTACAGATGCATTTGCTAGGATAGATAAGATGGTCAACACTCTCCATAGATGTGGCTCAAAAGTGATACGAGATATTGTTGTGAAGAGCTTGTCTGAATTGTTGGCCCATGGTGACACATCAGATTATCACAAAAGCTATTCGGTTCTGATCGAGTCGTGGGTGAAG ATAACACTTAAGGATTTTGCGAATGACCAAAATATGGATAGTGCCCCACTTCTATATCATTCTCTAATGGGCTACCCATCTCCCTTGCCAAAGAAGTTGATAGGCTCAATCTTAGAGCAG GAATTATTAAAATATGGAGAAATGGAATCTCGTGCCACCATGCTCTGCGGAAATATGCAAATAAGAATAATAGATATTCTATTGAATGAACTTTATTGTTCAAAAGAGTACTATCTGGACAGATCAAAAGTTTTAGTTAGAAAGGCACATGCACTCCGTTCATCTGGGGTGCAAAACATAAGCAGGTGTCTTGAGTCCTTATCTGAAGCCATATCTTTACTG CGAAGCATCTTACTGGATTCATCTCGAGGGAATGCGATTGTGATGCATGAATTAGCTATTGCATACTGCTTGCATGCACATTGTGCGCAGGAAGCCAATCGTGGCGGCAAG GTAATCTTTGATGATGCTAGGAGTGCCGTTGGCTTGTGGTCAAAGATGGGCACTTCTCATCATTCTTCTCCTGGTGTGATCTTTCAACAGCCATCAGAAACTCTTGTACCACTTCTTTGTTCTCTTGTTGATTTGTTGGCCATGAAG GGTCACTTTGAGCTTCAGTTTGAGCTGTGCAAGCTTATCATAACGATGTGGAAGCAAGAAAATTTACCCATAGAAAAGTTATTATCCATGTTATTTATCAACCGGCGCCTTAATCATGCGTGCTGTCATCTCCCAGTGGACCAGATTTTTTTTTCTTATGTGGCAGAACACCTTGGTGTTGATTGCCGCAATACATTGTTTTGGAGAAACTGTTTCAAAGGAGATTATCCTTCTCTTTCTATGTTTCTTCAGCAATTGTGGCCTGTTGAATTCTTTTCTCAACCGTGTGAATATTCCCTTggaaatcagtttggtttcaatGCTAATGTTGATGGGATTGTTAAAGTTGCATCATCTCTGGTTTCTGAA GTTCCTTCGAATAATCAATCAACCTATCTGGCTGGCTGGCTGTATTATGATTTGTCAGAAAGACTTCTGTCAAGAGGACAACTTCTCCAG GCCATTTCATATGGAAGAGAAGCCCTCCAATTGCGCAAGAAGCTCCTaaaaaagaagttcaaattttaTTTGGGCAAGTTTGTAAGCAAGGAAAGCGAATGTTCTGGTGGGCAAGGCTTTGTTTCACTTGAAGCATGGGGACCAACAATGGCTGAAATTTGGCCAGATTGCACCAGGCCAAGCAGCATGAGAGATTCTTTCCTTACCCCATGGAATGTACTTAAATGTTACCTTGAAAGCATATTACAG GTTGCTCTGATGCATGAGTTGATTGGTGATGGCGCCGAAGCAGAAGTTCTATTACGGACAGGAAAGGAGATATCATGTTTCCAAGGATTGCCAATTTTTGCTGTTGTTTTTACATCAGCGTTAG GTCAACTATACTGCAAGAGACAGCTGTGGGATGCTGCAGAGGGTGAGCTTAAACATGCTAGGGATCTCCTTAAAGAAAATGGTGAATTCATTTCATGTGAGACATGCAGGTTGACTCTAGAGATATCAGTTGATGTGCAAGCTGGGGATCTGTTTTGGAATCAATTTGACAAAGATTTGCAAAAACATTCAACATGCAATTTGTCTCGTGCTTTAGGCATGTACCGATCTGCCATGGAGAAATTGAATGACACCAGTTTGGAATTTTCTGCTGGGTCCTGTTGTAAACTTAATACTAGTTGCATTTTGGGCAACAAAGACTGTATTGCAGAAACCAAGCGTGGAGCTTGTAATCGTGGGAAAAAACCCTTAGCAGCCAAGGATGGAGTGTTACCTCCATGTACTCCTTGTTTTTTGTTCAGTCAAGAACCTATTGACCAGTACAATGAACTTGTGGGATTAAAATCTGAAAGGGAAAACTTGAAGAATGCCGAAAGTGCCCCACCATTGGATGTTAACGTTAAGAAGACATCCAGAACTTCATCACGTTTAGCCAAAGAACAGAATGCGGCAGCTCATTCAAAGACTAGAACCACCCGATCCAGCAAGCGAACTGCACATGTGAAAAGTGAAAAAGATCTAGCTGAACTGAATAGTGAGAATGACATATCTGGGAGCGACAAATTGTCCACAGATGCTTTGGTCTGTGGGAAGCTAAGCTGCTCCCTTGATGGTGTTTACTGCAGCAGAGATGACATATGCAATATGTTTGGGTGTTGGAATTGCCTTTTTGTTAATTCACTCAATTCCGAGTCCATTGAGAATATATTGCAGTTCAGAAAAGACTGCATCCGCCGACGCCATCTTGTGTCTCTTCTGTTAAAAACAG CAAGAGCCTTGGGAGCTCAGGGTGGAAAGCATGGAGCTCATGAAGTTCATAGTATCTACTGGCAGTGTATATCATTGTTGTATTTCAGATCTCTTCCTCAAGGTTGTTATAGAACCTATGAGCCTCATTTAATTGGACTAATCATGAATGAAAATACTGGTGATTTTCTTTCTTTAGAGCGTGCGGAAATACTATGTAGTATGAGTTTCTTTTTGCTGAAGGGTTTCCTTTCAGAACAGTCAAG GCATAGTTGCTGCAGCTTCTCTAGTGTACAAACGGCTGATATCGTTTCTTGGTTGCTGAAAGCTTTTGTGTTATCTGGAGAGAGTCCTTCACTTCTTCAGGAG GTTTGCAGGCTACTCACATGCATATTCTTACTCTCAACGATAGATTCCACGGTTCAATTACCTTTGTATTCCAAGGGATCTCTCTCTTTGAATCATTGGGCTGCTTACTTTCATCAGGCTTCTGTTGGAACTCATCTCAATTGTCATTACCTTGCAAGCTTACAGGCATTGCCCAGAAAAACAGATTCGAAG GGTCTTGTTGGAGATTTCGCAAACAAGATAGATGAGGTCCCAAAGTTTCTAAG GTTTTCATCGGCAGACATGGAACATCTCGAAAAGCATGTATCAGAATTTTTCAATCAACTTCCTGATGTACCAATTGTGTGCATTAGTATGCTTGGAGGTGATTTTGTGAATGTTCTTGGGGAAGCACTTCTTCTCCCTTCCCTGTTTCCTGCTTGGATGTTGCTCTCAAGGTTTGATTCAACAAACAAGCCTACCACAATGCTTCTACCAGTGGATTCTATTTCAAAAG AAGCACATAATGAAGACTCTTCTATCAAAGAACTGGATAATCCAACTAGAGCTTCAGATAAGAATTGGAAGTGCCCTTGGAGCTGCACTATTATAGATTATGTGGCTCCAACTTTCAGAAAGCTACTTAAGGATAACTTTAGATCCCTCTCTGGTGCAATTGATATTCCAAAGGATGGACAAGCAAATACAGTAAGGTGGTGGTCGGATAGAATGAAGCTCAACAACGACCTTAATGAGATACTGGA AAACATGGAAAAATTGTGGCTAGGACCCTGGAAATACCTTCTGCTGGGGCACCAATCAGCTGACCAACACAGTGAGGCAGTGCTGGAAAATCTAATCACTGGTCTAGAATCAGAATTCAAACTTGAAGCAAATCCAGCGCTCATCAAGGTCATCCTTGGTGGGGTTGCATCAGTGGATGAACTGAAAGAATGTGTTTCTCAGCTTGTATCATATAAAGCTTACTTTGGCAGGGGAGGGTGTTGTGGAAGAGATAGACTTAGAGCCTTCTCTTGCCAGATTGATGCTGAAGCTCTGGTGCCCCTTGAGCATTTATGCAATGGTGTAGTGAATGAGCTGTCCGAGCTAGTTGAGAGAACTCCAGtgattttagttctagatactgATGTGCAG ATGCTTCCTTGGGAGAACTTGCCTGTGTTAAGGAATCAGGAAATGTACCGCATGCCGTCAGTGAGAAGCATCTTTCTAGCATTGACTAGAAGCACTAATCATCAGAAAGATGCCAGTGTCATAGACCCTCCTTTTCCTGTTATTGACCCTTTCAATGCATTCTATCTGTTGAATCCTGGTGGTGATTTGATCAGCACACAAGAGGAATTTGATCAGTTGTTTAGAAACTACGAGT